A section of the Telopea speciosissima isolate NSW1024214 ecotype Mountain lineage chromosome 3, Tspe_v1, whole genome shotgun sequence genome encodes:
- the LOC122653704 gene encoding 60S ribosomal protein L37-3-like, translating to MGKGTGSFGKRRNKTHTLCNRCGRRSFHLQKSRCAACGFPSARIRKYNWSVKAIRRKTTGTGRMRYLRHVPRRFKSNFREGSEAPPRSKGHQKS from the exons ATG GGAAAGGGTACGGGAAGCTTCGGTAAGAGGAGGAACAAAACCCATACACTCTGCAATCGTTGCGGACGCCGCAGCTTTCATCTCCAGAAGAGCCGTTGTGCTGCCTGTGGATTCCCCTCTGCTCGCATTCGCAAAT ATAACTGGAGTGTGAAGGCTATTAGAAGGAAGACTACTGGAACTGGAAGAATGAGGTATCTCCGTCATGTGCCTCGAAGGTTCAAAAGCAACTTTAGAGAAG GAAGTGAAGCACCTCCAAGGAGCAAAGGTCATCAGAAATCATAG